Proteins encoded within one genomic window of Micromonospora halotolerans:
- a CDS encoding glycosyltransferase family 4 protein: MTDASSAPRWPGSVALVLASSTGGVGQHVRSIARGLTEAGASVLVCGPAATQDQFDFTGVGARFTPVEIPASPTPADARAVAALRRALADPPVDVVHAHGLRAGLVAVLARPAAPLVVTWHNAVLAGGLRGTLSRLAERIVARNVRVALGASADLVERAAALGAADARLAPVAAPALPAPRRRRAAVRAEFGVTAARPLIVSVGRLHPQKRYDILVDAAARWRTRQPAPLVVIAGSGPAYLPLAARISTTRAPVTLLGHRTDVADLLGAADLAVVTSDWEARQLFAQEALGAGVPLVATAVGGLPELVGDAAVLVPAGDVDAVDAAVRGLLDDEARRADLGRRGAARAATWPTEADTTGALVDLYAELTPEHSAGTR; this comes from the coding sequence ATGACGGACGCCTCGTCGGCGCCTCGGTGGCCCGGCTCCGTGGCCCTGGTTCTCGCCTCCAGCACCGGTGGCGTCGGGCAGCACGTCCGCTCGATCGCCCGGGGCCTGACCGAGGCCGGCGCGTCCGTGCTGGTCTGCGGCCCGGCCGCCACCCAGGACCAGTTCGACTTCACCGGGGTGGGCGCCCGCTTCACGCCGGTGGAGATCCCGGCGAGCCCCACCCCCGCCGACGCGCGGGCCGTCGCCGCGCTGCGCCGGGCCCTCGCCGACCCGCCGGTCGACGTGGTGCACGCGCACGGGCTGCGCGCCGGCCTGGTCGCCGTGCTGGCCCGGCCGGCCGCCCCGCTCGTGGTCACCTGGCACAACGCCGTGCTCGCCGGCGGGCTGCGCGGCACGCTGTCCCGGCTGGCCGAGCGGATCGTCGCCCGCAACGTCCGGGTCGCCCTGGGCGCCTCCGCCGACCTGGTCGAGCGGGCCGCCGCGCTCGGCGCCGCCGACGCCCGGCTCGCCCCGGTCGCCGCGCCGGCGCTGCCCGCGCCGCGCCGCCGCCGGGCCGCCGTCCGCGCCGAGTTCGGGGTCACCGCCGCCCGGCCGCTGATCGTCTCGGTGGGCCGGCTGCACCCGCAGAAGCGGTACGACATCCTCGTCGACGCGGCCGCCCGATGGCGTACCCGGCAGCCCGCGCCGCTCGTGGTCATCGCCGGCAGCGGGCCCGCGTACCTGCCGCTCGCCGCGCGCATCTCGACCACCCGGGCCCCGGTGACCCTGCTCGGGCACCGCACCGACGTGGCCGACCTGCTCGGCGCCGCCGACCTCGCCGTGGTGACCAGCGACTGGGAGGCCCGCCAGCTCTTCGCCCAGGAGGCGCTGGGCGCCGGCGTACCGCTGGTGGCGACCGCCGTCGGCGGCCTGCCGGAGCTGGTCGGCGACGCCGCGGTGCTGGTCCCCGCCGGCGACGTGGACGCCGTCGACGCGGCGGTGCGCGGCCTGCTGGACGACGAGGCCCGCCGGGCCGACCTGGGCCGCCGGGGCGCCGCCCGGGCTGCGACCTGGCCGACCGAGGCGGACACCACGGGCGCCCTGGTCGACCTGTACGCCGAGCTGACGCCCGAGCACTCGGCGGGGACGCGCTGA